The Pseudomonas protegens genome contains the following window.
AAGAAGCGCGGGCGGGCCCGCACGTCGCTGTACATGCGTCCCAGGTATTCACCCAAAAGACCCATGCCGATGAACTGGCCACCGGTGAACACGAACAGCACCGCGAACAGCACGAAGGTGCCGTCGCCGGCCCAGGTAGCGCCGAAGATCAGGCGCAGGACAATCAGCATCAGGGCGAACAGCGCGCCGACCCCGGCCATGGCGAAACCGATGATGCTCAGCAGCCGCAGCGGGGTGGTGGTCATGCAGGTGATCAAGTCGAACATCAGGTTGATCAGGCGCATCGGGCTGTACTTGGAGTCGCCGTGCTCGCGCTCGGCGTGCTCCACCAGCACCTCGGTGGTGTGCCGGGCGAAGCTGTTGGCCAGGATCGGGATAAAGGTGCTGCGCTCGGTGCAGGCCAGCATCGCGTCGATGATGGTCCGGCGGTAGGCCCGCAGCATGCAGCCGTAGTCGCTCATGGCCACACCGGTGGAACGCTGCACGGCGAGGTTGATCAGCTTCGACGGCCAGCGGCGGAAGGCCGAATCCTGGCGGTTGTTGCGCACGGTGCCGACCACGTCGTAGCCCAGCTCGGCTTGGGCCACCAGGCGCGGGATTTCTTCCGGCGGGTTCTGCAGGTCGGCGTCGAGGGTGATCACCACATCGCCACGGCATTGCTCGAAGCCGGCCATGATCGCCGCGTGCTGGCCGTAGTTGCGGTTGAGGATCACCGCCACCACCGGGCTGCCTTCGCGTTCGGCGGCTTCTTGCAGGATGTTCGCCGACTGGTCGCGGCTGCCGTCGTCCACCAGGACGATTTCAAACTCGTGCTTGAGTTGGCGGCAGGCCGCTTCGGTGCGACGCAGCAGCTCAGGCAGGCTCTGTTCTTCGTTGTAGACCGGAATCACGATCGACACGAACTGGATTGGGTAAGGTTTCAAAGGCTTCAGTCCAGGAGGTTTTCAATGGCACCGGCAACCCGTTCGACATCGTCGAGGGTCATGTCCGGAAACAGTGGAATCGAGCATAGCCGCGCCGAGTTCCATTCGGTATGGGGCAGGTGCACTTCGGGGAAGCGCTGTCGGTAATAGGTATGCAGGTGAGTCGCGATGAAATGGATGCCGGTGCCGATGTTCTGCTCCTGCAAGCCCTTCATGAAGGCGTCGCGGTCCAGGCCGCAGCGTTCGGCGTCGATGCGCAGGATGAACAGGTGCCAGGCGTGCTGTTGCGGGTACTGGGGCAGGTGCAGGGGTTGCACCGGCAGGCCTTGGAGGCGCTCCAGGTAAGCCTTGGCCAGCACTTCGCGCTTGGCGTTGATCTCGTCCAGGCGCTGCAGTTGCACCAGGGCGATGGCGGCGTTCATGTCCGCCAGGTTGTACTTGAAGCCGGGCTCGATGACCTGGGCCTGGGGCTTGCGCCCGTGGGTCAGGCGGTCGTAGGCGTCGACACCCAGGCCATGGAACTTGAGCATGCGCACCCGGTCGGCCAGGGCCTGGTCGTCGCTGACGAACATCGCGCCCTCGGCGCAGGTCATGTTCTTGATCGCGTGGAAGGAGAAGATCGCCGTGCCCCGGGCGCCGATGGCGCGTCCACGGTAGGTGGTGCCGGCGGCGTGGGCGGCGTCTTCGATCACCGGGATACCGTGCTTGTCGGCCAGGGCATACAGCGGATCCAGGTCGAAGGCGGCGCCGGCGTAATGCACCGGAATGATCGCCTTGGTCCGTGGGGTGATGGCCGCTTCAATGGTCGCCGCGTCGCTCATCAGGGTGTCGGGATCGACATCGACGAACACCGGGGTCGCCCCCAGCAGGCAGATCATGTTGGCGGTGGAAACCCAGGTCTGGGACGGGGTGATCACCTCGTCGCCAGGACCGATGCCCAGGGCCAGCAGGGTGATGTGCATGGCGCCGGTGGCCGAGGACAGGGCCACGGCATGACGAGCGCCGACGCGTTCGGCGAACTGTTGTTCCAGTTCCTGGTTTTTCGGGCCGGTGGTGATCCAGCCGGAGCGCAGAACCTGCTCCACTGCAGCTATCTCTTCGTCGCCAATACTCGGACGCGAGAAGGGAAGGAAAGCCTGGTTCATGGTTACCTCGGGTTTAGCTAATGCCGGAAATACGGGGTCTTGCGAGTGAACGGACGGTTCATGGAAAGCGGGGGAGGTCATGCGGTCATTAAGGCACATCCAGTCATTGAGCCAGCGGGGCATTCCATGCAGCACATGAGTAAAGACTATGTTTGTGAAAAGTAAATACGGATCAAGGTGTTATCTTTGCAACCTGAGAAAAAACTGCACTCGGAGGGCGAGCCGTCGGGGGCTGAGATTAAGCGGAAAAATGTGAAACGAATATGAAAAATAAGGTAAAAGTCCGTTTTTCTGCGAGCCAGACAGCCAGCGTTCAGTTTTTTTGCCAGCCTGTGGATCAACTGAGTGCGGGCCATTGTTTTAGCCGGTTTTCGGCGGATGTTGAAGAGGGCGACCAGAGACTTTTTTTTCCAGGTCCTGGGTGCTACCCGGTGCAACCGGCTGCTTGGGGGCAATCCTGATGCCGTCCGTCCCTGGCCCGCGCGGCGCCAACCCCCTCAGCCTGTACCTGACGCGCCTGGCCCCCTCCAGCCAAACCACCCTGCGCTACGTGCTGCAGGACGCCGCCGACCGCCTGGGTTATGAAGACCTCAACCTGGAGGACATTCCCTGGCACCAGTTGCAGCCCGAGCATGTCACGGCCCTGGTGGCGACCCTGCGCCGCGACGGTTATGCACCCAGCACCTCCTCGTTGTATGTCAATGCCCTGCGCGGGGTGCTGAACGAGGCCTGGCGCGCCAGCCTGATCAGCCAGGACCACCTGCTGAAGATGCGCTCGGTCAAGGCCATGGGCGGCACGCGCCTGTCCCGCGGGCGCAACCTCAGGCGCGGGCTGATCCAGGAGCTGATGGCCGTGTGTGCCGCGGACCCGCGCCCCCAGGGCGTGCGCGACGCGGCGATCATTGCCGTGCTCTACGGCTCGGGCATGCGCAAATCCGAATCGGTGAACCTGGACCTGGCCCAGGTGGACTTCGCCCAGCGCAGCCTGCAGGTGCTGGCCAAGGGCAACAAACAGCTGATCAAGTACGCCCCGGCCTGGGCCTTCGACAAGCTCCAGGCCTGGCTGGACCTGCGTCGCGCCGACTTGCCGGCGGGCCTTGAGGACGACCCTTTCCTGTTCAACCGGATCCGTCGCGGCGGGCATATCACCCGCGAGCGCATCACCAAGCACGCCATCTACTACATCGCCCGGCAGCGCGGCGCCCAGGTCGGCGTGCGGATCATGCCCCACGATTTCCGCCGCTCATTCATCACCCGGGTGATCGAGGAACACGACCTGTCGATTGCCCAGAAACTGGCGCACCACACCAATATCCAGACCACCGCCAGCTATGACATGCGCGACGACAATGAACGGCGCCGGGCCATCGATCGCTTCGACCTGTGAGCCGCCCCCGGTCACGGCAGCGCCGGCAGTCGCCCGTTCAGCTCCCGGGTAGCACGTGGGCCTGGCCCGAAATGCTGATCCAGACCCGGCTGCCGGGCGCCGGGGCCTGTAGGCCGGCGGCCGGTACCGGTAGCAGCTGCTGGCGGCCATCGACGGTGGTAATGGCGACGCTCAAGGTGCAGTGGTTGCCGGCAAAATCCCAGTCCTTGACCACCCCGGCGCAGCCGGGGGCCGCGCCGCTTTGCACGATGCCGGTCGACCATTGCAGTTGCTCGGGGCGCAGCATGATCTGCGCCGCTCCGTGGCGCCCGGGGTCGGCAATCGGCAGCGGCCCCAGGTCGCAGTGGGCCAGGCCCTGTTCCAGGCGGGCCGGCAGCACCAGCGCATCGCCGAGAAACAGCGCGGTCTGGGCATCTCGGGGATGCCGGTACAGCTCCAGCGGGGTGCCGCTCTGCACCAGGCGCCCCTGGCGCATCACCGCCAGCTGGTCGGCAAAGGACAGGGCTTCGGCCTGGTCGTGGGTGACCAGAATGGTGGTGATCCCGGCGTCTGCCAGCAGGCGGGCCACGGCCTTGCGCATCGAGGCCCGCAGGCCGGTGTCGAGGGCCGAGAAGGGCTCGTCCAGCAGCATCAGCCGCGGACGCTGAGCCAGGGCGCGGGCCAGGGCCACCCGTTGCTGCTGGCCGCCGGACAGTTCATGGGGCCAGCGCGTGCCCATGGCGCGATCGAGGGCCACCATGTCGAGCAATTCATCGATGCGCGTCTGTTTGGCCGCCATCTTGCCCGGCAGGCCAAAGCCGATATTGGCCGCCACGTTCATGTGCGGGAACAAGGCGCCGTCCTGGGGCACGTAGCCGATCAGGCGCTGATGGGCCGGCAGAGCGCCTTGTTCATCCGCCAGGACCTGGCCATTGAGGCTGATACGGCCCCGGTCGGGAAATTCGAAACCGGCGATCATCCGCAGCAAGGTGGTCTTGCCCGAGCCGGAGGGCCCGACAATCACCGTGCGGCTGCCGGCGGGCAGGTTCAGGCTGACGTCGTGCACCGCGCTCAGCGTGCCGTAGGACTTGTGCAGTTGCTGGAGTTCAAGGCTGTTCATCGGCCCGCCGTGCGTCTGGATTGATGGTAGAGAAGGCCGGTCAACGGCAGTGAGATCAGGATCATGAGCAAGGCATAGGGCGCGGCTGCGGCGTAGTCGATTTCGCTGGTCCGGGCCCAGAACGCGCTGGCCAGGGTCCGGGTGCCATTGGGGGCCAGCAGCAGGGTGGCGGTCAGCTCATTGCTGATGGCCAGGAACACCAGGGCCGCCCCGGCCGCCGCCCCAGGGGCCACCAGGCGCAGGGTGACCCGCCACAACGCCTGGAACGGCGTGCGCCCCAGGCTGCGAGCGATGTTTTCCAGCTCCACCGGTGCCTGGGCGATACCGGCCCGCAAGCTGACCAGGGCCCGGGGCAGGAACATCAGCCCATAGGCCAGGAGCACCGTGAGGCTGGTCTGGTAGATCGGCCGGGCGTACCTCACCGTGACGGTCACCAGGGCCAGGGCGACGACGATTCCCGGCAGCGAACTGGCGATGTAATTGGCGCTTTCCAGCAGCCGCAGCAGGCGCCCCGGCGCACGGATCGACAACCAGGCCAGGGGAAACGCCGCGCAGGTGGTGAGCAGGGCGCCAAGACAGGCCAGCTCCAGGGTCTGCCCCAGGCTGGGCAGCAGTTCCGGGACTTGCCAGGCTTCGCTGCCGCCGGCCAGCAACCAGTTGCCCAGGGTCAGCAGCGGCACGCCCAGGGCCAGCGCGCTGCTCAGGCCTACCAGCAACAGACCGGCGCAGCGCCCGGTGCCGGAGAGTACCTGCAGCGGCTGGGCACGCGGACTGCCCGAGCCGACCCGGGCGTAGCGCGCCTGCCCCCGGCAGGCCGACTCGGCACTGAGCAGCAGCAGGCAGCACACCACCAGGACCCCCGCCAGCATGTTCGCCGCCGGGCCGTTGTAGGTGGACTGGAACTGGTCGTAGATGGCCGTGGTGAAGGTGTCGAAGCGAATCATCGCGTACAGGCCGTACTCCGCCAGCAGGTGCAGGCCCACCAGCAATGCGCCACCGGCGATGGCCAGGCGCAATTGCGGCAGCACCACGCGCAAGAACTGCGCCCGGGGCCTGAGCCCGAGGGATTGGGCAACGTCTTCGAGGGCCGGGTCGAGGCGGCGCAGGGTGGCGGCCACCGGCAGATAGACGAAAGGGCAATAGGCGATCACCGACACCAGCACCGCCGCGGGCAAGCCGTGCAGGGCCGGCAGCAGGCTGACCCAGGCATAGCTGTGGACGAACGCCGGCACCGCCATGGGCGCCACCGCCAACAGCGACCAGGCTCGCCGTCCCGGCAGATCGCTGCGCTCGGTGAGCCAGGCCAGGGCCACCCCCAGCAGCACGCACAGCGGCAGGGTCAGGAGCAGCAACAGCAGGGTGTTGAACAACAACTCCGCGACCCGTGGCCGCAATACCAGCTCGGCGATGCCGGCCCACCCGGTCTGGATCGAGACAGCGACGACAAACCCCAGGGGCACCAGGGCCAGCAACGACACCAGCAGCGCAGCCCCCAGCAGCCAGGGGGTGCTGGCGCGGGCACGGCGACGCTGCCGCAGCCGCAGCGCGGGGAGGCGGGCGGCGCCGTCGATGCCTTCGGCCTGTGATAGAGGCTCGGCCATGGATTACAGCAGACCGGCCTGGGTCATCAGGTCCACCGCCTTTTTACTGTTGAGTCTGGCGGCATCGACCTGAGGCGCGTCCAGCTCGGCCAGCGGCACCAGGGCCGGGTTGGAGGCCGCGCCCTTGCCCACGGCGTACTCGAACGAGTTGCCGGTTCTGAGCACCGCCTGGCCGTGTTCGCCGGTGATCCACTTGAGGAACGCCTGGGCCTGCTGCGGGTGCTTGCTGGAGGCCAGCACGGCGCCGCCGGAAAGGCTGACGAAGGCCCCCGGGTCCTGGTGCTTGAAGTAGTGCAGGGCGGTGTTCTTGCTGTTCTCGCCGGTCTTGGACTGGTCGACGAAGCTGTAATAGTGATAGATCACGCCGCTGTCGACCTGACCGGCGTTGACCGCCTTGAGCACCGCGCTGTTGCCGCGATAGACGCTGGCATTGGCTTTCATGCCCTTGAGCCATTCCAGGGTCGCGGCTTCGCCCTTGAGTTCCAGTACCGCGCTGACAATGGCCTGGAAGTCGGCGCCGGCAGGAGACGCGGCCCAGCGGCCTTTCCAGGCGGGTGCCGCCAGATCCAGCAGGGATTTGGGCAAGTCGCCCGGGCTGAGCTTGGCCGGGTTGTAGACGAACACCGTGGAGCGCGCCGCAATCCCCACCCAGTTGCCATGGACCGGCCGATAGGCGGCGGCCACCTGTTCCAGGGTGCTGGGGGCCACTTTGGCGAGCAGCCCGGCGTTGTCCACCAAGGCCATGGCCGGGGAGTTTTCGGTGAGGAAGACATCCGCCGCCGAGGCATTGCCTTCCTGCACCAGCTGGTTGCCCATTTCGCTGTCATCGCCGTTGCGCAGGGTGACCTTGATCCCGGTTTCCCGAGTGAAGCCGTCCACCCAGGCCTTGGTCAGGCCCTCGTGCTGGGCGTTGTACACCAGGATGCCGTCGGCGTCGGCGGCGCAGACCTGCCCGGTGGCCAGCAAGGCGGCGTTCAGCAGGGCGGTTTTGAACAGCGAAGAGGGCGTGAGGGTCATGCTCGGGGCAGCTCCTGGGAGGTTGTTTGGGTGTGGCGGCGAACCGGCTGGTTCGAGGCGCCAGAGAAGGCATCGCGAATCGGCAGAACAATAGGAATCATTTGCATATGAAGCCGTCGGCAATGTAGAGCGGCAAATCAGAAAAAAACGTCAAATTTTCGGTGAATTCCCGTGATGACGGCATTTGCCCGCGGCCTGCGAGCGGCCGCCTCCGTCCAGTGTGTGACGAGGCCCACAGACCTGTGCCAAACGCCGCGAGAAGTCCCGGGCAAGTGCCGGGGATTGATTTACAATCGGCGCCGCGACACCTGCAGGAAATGGAATTGACCGGTCAAACGAGGGAAGCAATCTTGAGCGCCAAACTGTGCAACAACATCAATGCCGTCACCTTTGTCAGTAAATACAAGGCGGCCTGCCAGCCGATCGCCGACCAACTGGACCTGCCGGTGGAGAACATCCTTGGCCTGGCGGCCCAGGAGAGCCAGTACGGAGCGGGGCGGATCGCCCGGGAACTGAACAACTATTTCTCCATGCATGCGCCGGCGCCCCTGCAGATCAGCGCCGAATCGGCCCAGGGCAGCGCCAGCGTCAAGGTGGCGAAGTTCGACTCCTTCCAGAAATCCGCCCAGTCCTTTGCCTTGCGCTATGGCGCCTCGGTGCGCGGCAAGCGCGAGCCCATGGAGTTCGCCCAGGCCCTGGTGCGCAGCGGCTACAACAGTGGCGACGCCGCCACCGGCGGGCGCAACGGTTTTGCCGACTACCTGGCAAAGATCATCCTCTCGGTCAGGGGGCGTCTGGCGTGCTGATCAAGGATCGCCGTTCCTGGCTGCTGGGCCTGACCCTGGCCTGCACCACCCTGGTCGCCTGTGCCGGCGACGCCCTGTCGCCGACTCAGGTCAAGGCCACCGGCCTGACCCGCGAACAGGCCCAGGCCGTGCT
Protein-coding sequences here:
- the arnC gene encoding undecaprenyl-phosphate 4-deoxy-4-formamido-L-arabinose transferase: MKPYPIQFVSIVIPVYNEEQSLPELLRRTEAACRQLKHEFEIVLVDDGSRDQSANILQEAAEREGSPVVAVILNRNYGQHAAIMAGFEQCRGDVVITLDADLQNPPEEIPRLVAQAELGYDVVGTVRNNRQDSAFRRWPSKLINLAVQRSTGVAMSDYGCMLRAYRRTIIDAMLACTERSTFIPILANSFARHTTEVLVEHAEREHGDSKYSPMRLINLMFDLITCMTTTPLRLLSIIGFAMAGVGALFALMLIVLRLIFGATWAGDGTFVLFAVLFVFTGGQFIGMGLLGEYLGRMYSDVRARPRFFIEKVLRSQPAAPAPVVTVDGLTSTHTDQVSP
- the arnB gene encoding UDP-4-amino-4-deoxy-L-arabinose aminotransferase, with the translated sequence MNQAFLPFSRPSIGDEEIAAVEQVLRSGWITTGPKNQELEQQFAERVGARHAVALSSATGAMHITLLALGIGPGDEVITPSQTWVSTANMICLLGATPVFVDVDPDTLMSDAATIEAAITPRTKAIIPVHYAGAAFDLDPLYALADKHGIPVIEDAAHAAGTTYRGRAIGARGTAIFSFHAIKNMTCAEGAMFVSDDQALADRVRMLKFHGLGVDAYDRLTHGRKPQAQVIEPGFKYNLADMNAAIALVQLQRLDEINAKREVLAKAYLERLQGLPVQPLHLPQYPQQHAWHLFILRIDAERCGLDRDAFMKGLQEQNIGTGIHFIATHLHTYYRQRFPEVHLPHTEWNSARLCSIPLFPDMTLDDVERVAGAIENLLD
- a CDS encoding ABC transporter ATP-binding protein, producing MNSLELQQLHKSYGTLSAVHDVSLNLPAGSRTVIVGPSGSGKTTLLRMIAGFEFPDRGRISLNGQVLADEQGALPAHQRLIGYVPQDGALFPHMNVAANIGFGLPGKMAAKQTRIDELLDMVALDRAMGTRWPHELSGGQQQRVALARALAQRPRLMLLDEPFSALDTGLRASMRKAVARLLADAGITTILVTHDQAEALSFADQLAVMRQGRLVQSGTPLELYRHPRDAQTALFLGDALVLPARLEQGLAHCDLGPLPIADPGRHGAAQIMLRPEQLQWSTGIVQSGAAPGCAGVVKDWDFAGNHCTLSVAITTVDGRQQLLPVPAAGLQAPAPGSRVWISISGQAHVLPGS
- a CDS encoding iron ABC transporter substrate-binding protein — protein: MTLTPSSLFKTALLNAALLATGQVCAADADGILVYNAQHEGLTKAWVDGFTRETGIKVTLRNGDDSEMGNQLVQEGNASAADVFLTENSPAMALVDNAGLLAKVAPSTLEQVAAAYRPVHGNWVGIAARSTVFVYNPAKLSPGDLPKSLLDLAAPAWKGRWAASPAGADFQAIVSAVLELKGEAATLEWLKGMKANASVYRGNSAVLKAVNAGQVDSGVIYHYYSFVDQSKTGENSKNTALHYFKHQDPGAFVSLSGGAVLASSKHPQQAQAFLKWITGEHGQAVLRTGNSFEYAVGKGAASNPALVPLAELDAPQVDAARLNSKKAVDLMTQAGLL
- a CDS encoding iron ABC transporter permease; its protein translation is MAEPLSQAEGIDGAARLPALRLRQRRRARASTPWLLGAALLVSLLALVPLGFVVAVSIQTGWAGIAELVLRPRVAELLFNTLLLLLLTLPLCVLLGVALAWLTERSDLPGRRAWSLLAVAPMAVPAFVHSYAWVSLLPALHGLPAAVLVSVIAYCPFVYLPVAATLRRLDPALEDVAQSLGLRPRAQFLRVVLPQLRLAIAGGALLVGLHLLAEYGLYAMIRFDTFTTAIYDQFQSTYNGPAANMLAGVLVVCCLLLLSAESACRGQARYARVGSGSPRAQPLQVLSGTGRCAGLLLVGLSSALALGVPLLTLGNWLLAGGSEAWQVPELLPSLGQTLELACLGALLTTCAAFPLAWLSIRAPGRLLRLLESANYIASSLPGIVVALALVTVTVRYARPIYQTSLTVLLAYGLMFLPRALVSLRAGIAQAPVELENIARSLGRTPFQALWRVTLRLVAPGAAAGAALVFLAISNELTATLLLAPNGTRTLASAFWARTSEIDYAAAAPYALLMILISLPLTGLLYHQSRRTAGR
- a CDS encoding glucosaminidase domain-containing protein; this translates as MSAKLCNNINAVTFVSKYKAACQPIADQLDLPVENILGLAAQESQYGAGRIARELNNYFSMHAPAPLQISAESAQGSASVKVAKFDSFQKSAQSFALRYGASVRGKREPMEFAQALVRSGYNSGDAATGGRNGFADYLAKIILSVRGRLAC
- the xerC gene encoding tyrosine recombinase XerC — protein: MPSVPGPRGANPLSLYLTRLAPSSQTTLRYVLQDAADRLGYEDLNLEDIPWHQLQPEHVTALVATLRRDGYAPSTSSLYVNALRGVLNEAWRASLISQDHLLKMRSVKAMGGTRLSRGRNLRRGLIQELMAVCAADPRPQGVRDAAIIAVLYGSGMRKSESVNLDLAQVDFAQRSLQVLAKGNKQLIKYAPAWAFDKLQAWLDLRRADLPAGLEDDPFLFNRIRRGGHITRERITKHAIYYIARQRGAQVGVRIMPHDFRRSFITRVIEEHDLSIAQKLAHHTNIQTTASYDMRDDNERRRAIDRFDL